The following are encoded in a window of Poecile atricapillus isolate bPoeAtr1 chromosome 3, bPoeAtr1.hap1, whole genome shotgun sequence genomic DNA:
- the DPY30 gene encoding protein dpy-30 homolog, with the protein MEGEQIMEGQPQVPENPHSEYGLTENVERIVENEKLNAEKTSKQKVDLQSLPTRAYLDQTVVPILLQGLAVLAKERPPNPIEFLAAYLLKNKSQFEDRN; encoded by the exons ATGGAGGGAGAACAGATAATGGAGGGACAGCCTCAG GTTCCGGAAAATCCTCATTCCGAATACGGTCTCACTGAAAATGTGGAG agGATAGTAGAAAATGAGAAACTAAATGCCGAGAAAACATCAAAGCAGAAGGTGGATCTTCAGTCACTACCCACACGTGCCTACTTGGATCAGACAGTTGTACCTATCTTGCTACAGGGACTTGCTGTTCTTGCAAAAGAGAG accACCCAATCCCATTGAATTTCTAGCAGcatatcttttaaaaaacaagtcaCAATTTGAGGACCGAAATTAA